The Bifidobacterium eulemuris genome includes a window with the following:
- a CDS encoding diaminopimelate decarboxylase family protein: MPITPIWPEATAVNENGELTFHGRTASGLLDEFGSPLYLIDTDEVSARARRFVRAAADAFTTSTTHVSFAGKAFLSKEIARIVTEAGMLVDTCTMGEMRIALAAGVPGRRLVLHGNNKSDEEIALAIEEGFAKIVVDEPDEPERIARIARSLGKRARVMLRVTAGIHAGGHEYISTAHEDQKFGVPLLAAGADAGVLDVLDNLAGITPAVTNARLAQTTGVVAGEEADGAAAGQSAESSDSAHASRQEDSTARNSGARELQYDVKYPYDLSHEEIPEADRALAAAMETVADGPALAVLKDILARQADLELVGIHSHIGSNIHEADAFIQAAKRMMLLRKTFYATDAYTLPEVDLGGGYSVAYTDGEDRMDVEAELKRLAEAVLATNRALGMPMPAVSFEPGRWIVAPAGVTLYRVGTVKHVHLADARDAAGEPIDERVYVSVDGGMSDNIRPALYGADYTARLANRAGSAETMLARVVGMHCESGDIVVHEVRLPADVTRGDILAVPVTGAYGRTMASNYNQALIPAVVAVSHADAHVMLRRQTVDDLLALDVSE; the protein is encoded by the coding sequence ATGCCCATCACCCCCATCTGGCCCGAAGCCACAGCCGTGAACGAGAACGGCGAACTGACTTTCCACGGCCGCACAGCCTCCGGTCTGCTTGATGAATTCGGCTCGCCGCTCTACCTCATCGACACCGACGAGGTGTCCGCCCGTGCCCGCCGCTTCGTGCGCGCCGCGGCCGACGCCTTCACCACCTCGACCACGCATGTGAGCTTCGCCGGCAAAGCGTTCCTCTCCAAAGAAATCGCGCGCATCGTCACCGAAGCGGGCATGCTCGTCGACACCTGCACCATGGGCGAGATGCGCATCGCCCTCGCCGCCGGCGTGCCCGGCCGCCGTCTCGTGCTGCACGGCAACAACAAATCCGACGAGGAGATCGCGCTCGCCATCGAGGAGGGATTCGCGAAAATCGTGGTCGACGAGCCCGACGAGCCCGAACGCATCGCCCGCATCGCCCGTTCGCTCGGCAAACGCGCGCGCGTGATGCTGCGCGTCACCGCCGGCATCCACGCGGGCGGACACGAATACATCTCCACCGCGCATGAGGACCAGAAGTTCGGCGTGCCGCTGCTGGCCGCCGGCGCCGACGCGGGAGTGCTTGATGTGCTCGACAACCTCGCTGGAATCACGCCCGCCGTGACCAACGCGCGGCTCGCCCAGACCACGGGTGTCGTCGCGGGTGAGGAAGCGGACGGTGCCGCAGCCGGGCAGTCCGCCGAATCGTCCGACTCCGCGCACGCCTCCCGACAGGAAGATTCGACCGCGCGGAATTCCGGCGCGCGCGAACTGCAATACGACGTGAAATACCCGTACGACCTGAGCCATGAGGAGATCCCCGAGGCCGACCGCGCCCTCGCCGCCGCCATGGAAACCGTGGCCGACGGGCCGGCGCTCGCCGTGCTCAAGGACATCCTCGCGCGGCAAGCCGATCTGGAGCTTGTTGGCATCCACTCGCATATCGGCTCCAATATCCACGAGGCCGACGCGTTCATCCAAGCCGCCAAGCGCATGATGCTGCTGCGCAAAACCTTCTACGCGACCGACGCCTACACGCTGCCCGAAGTGGACCTCGGCGGCGGCTACTCCGTGGCCTACACGGACGGCGAGGACCGTATGGACGTCGAGGCCGAGCTCAAACGTCTGGCCGAGGCCGTGCTGGCGACGAACCGCGCGCTCGGCATGCCCATGCCGGCCGTCAGCTTCGAGCCGGGACGTTGGATCGTCGCGCCCGCGGGCGTGACGCTGTACCGCGTCGGCACCGTCAAGCATGTGCATCTGGCCGACGCGCGCGACGCCGCCGGCGAGCCGATCGACGAGCGCGTGTACGTCTCCGTCGACGGCGGCATGAGCGACAACATCCGCCCTGCCCTGTACGGCGCCGACTACACCGCGCGGCTCGCGAACCGCGCCGGATCGGCCGAGACGATGCTGGCGCGCGTGGTCGGCATGCACTGCGAATCCGGCGACATCGTCGTGCATGAGGTGCGGCTGCCCGCCGACGTGACGCGCGGCGACATCCTCGCCGTGCCGGTCACCGGCGCGTACGGCCGCACGATGGCCAGCAACTACAACCAGGCGCTGATCCCCGCCGTCGTCGCCGTCTCGCACGCCGACGCGCATGTCATGCTGCGCCGTCAAACCGTCGACGACCTGCTCGCTTTGGACGTCAGCGAATAG